A DNA window from Vigna unguiculata cultivar IT97K-499-35 chromosome 10, ASM411807v1, whole genome shotgun sequence contains the following coding sequences:
- the LOC114165266 gene encoding uncharacterized protein LOC114165266, which translates to MKNACPQLSSRRTCHGCGKKGHFIKDCLASRSVVPRPSAQSQPQQSRGGVRPQAAGRVYAMTGREAVRSGNLIIGSCMIAGRSLCVLYDSGATHSFVSESKVFELGLPVKELQFDLVVSTPASRLVRTSTLCARCLIEVEGRKYKVNLICLPLEGLDVILGMDWLSANHILIDCNEKRVVFPSLEDEDQLISSQQVDQAIKEGSQCFLIMTQLSVEKGSGNIETPVVRDFSNVFLEDVPGLPPPREIEFFIDLVLGVGPMSMAPYRMAPAELEELKKQIEELLEKQFIRPSVSPWGAPVLLAKKKDDSSRLCVDYRQLNKLTIKNKYPLPRINDLMDQLHGAIVFSKINLRSGYHQI; encoded by the coding sequence ATGAAGAATGCTTGCCCTCAGCTCTCTAGCAGGAGGACGTGTCACGGTTGTGGCAAGAAGGGTCATTTCATCAAAGATTGCCTTGCTAGTAGGAGTGTAGTGCCGAGACCTTCAGCACAGTCTCAGCCGCAGCAATCCAGGGGAGGCGTAAGGCCTCAGGCAGCTGGCCGAGTGTATGCCATGACGGGTAGAGAGGCGGTCAGATCAGGTAACCTCATCATTGGATCATGTATGATTGCTGGTAGGAGTTTATGCGTtttgtatgattctggagctACACATTCCTTTGTGTCGGAGTCTAAAGTGTTTGAGTTGGGTCTTCCGGTGAAGGAGCTCCAATTTGACCTGGTAGTATCCACGCCTGCGTCTAGGTTGGTCAGAACCTCGACATTATGTGCTAGGTGTTTGATCGAGGTTGAGGGACGCAAGTACAAGGTAAATCTTATTTGTTTACCTTTAGAGGGACTAGATgtaatcttagggatggattggctatcTGCTAATCACATCCTCATTGATTGCAACGAGAAGAGGGTGGTGTTTCCTAGCTTGGAAGATGAAGATCAGTTGATATCCTCACAGCAGGTGGATCAGGCAATCAAGGAGGGATCTCAGTGTTTCCTAAttatgactcaattatctgtTGAGAAGGGAAGCGGGAATATTGAGACACCTGTAGTGAGAGACTTCTCAAACGTATTCCTTGAGGATGTACCTGGTTTACCCCCTCCTAGAGAAATAGAGTTCTTTATTGATCTAGTGCTAGGAGTAGGGCCAATGTCAATGGCACCCTATAGGATGGCTCCAGCTGAGCTAGAAGAACTGAAGAAGCAAATTGAAGAGCTGCTAGAGAAACAATTTATTAGACCAAGCGTGTCACCATGGGGAGCGCCAGTGTTGCTGGCTAAAAAGAAAGACGACAGTTCTAGACTTTGTGTGGATTACAGGCAGCTAAATAAGTTAACCATAAAAAATAAGTACCCTCTGCCAAGGATaaacgacttgatggatcaattgCACGGAGCTATAGTGTTTTCTAAGATCAATCTGAGAtcaggataccatcagatttGA
- the LOC114165267 gene encoding protein OCTOPUS-like, with product HDQSSNIFSPLSVMNPPQPPQAHRPSTSCPRHPDEAFTGFCPSCLCERLALLDPNNNNSPATARKPPSTAAAALKALFRPPAFPELRRTKSFSASKNEPFSTSFEPQRKSCDVRVRSTLSNLFHQDLKPQNDNPPELNDVLPRVHDHPEDKQEAQEEEEDEKDEIRVVEEPKANVNEIVEVIEELEVEEIDTEKEKEKEKEEELVAIVEEEEELKTMKDHIDLDSSQAKQQKARDFKDLAGSFFSAASVFSKKLQKWRQKQKAKKRRNGALPVEKPIGRQFRDTQSEIADYGFGRRSCDTDPRFSLDAGRFSLDAGQFSLDAGRMSFDDPRYSLEEPRASWDGYLLGRSNFPRMPTMLSVVEDAPVAPLQHVVRTDTQIPVEEEPVNDDEGIPGGNAQTREYYSDSGSRRRKSLDRSNSVRKSVSLEVDELSNNGSGGANGNGNLNVNVNVNAKVAPSGVDYVQGVRMGFNEREFGSNSMREDCYSEKMFDVGVIGNGDGNGNGKGGKKGRRWRWSIWGFIHRRGGGNKDEDEDRYSRVNGVERSYSETWGGDGRGGGGGGGGGGGGFNGRMLRSNSSVSWRNAQGVGNGGGGFGGFRRNGVQGNGNGKKGKEEFVLERNRSARYSPNNIDNGLLRFYLTPMRGSRRNGSVKSRSNQAHSIARSVLGLY from the coding sequence CATGACCAAAGCTCAAATATCTTTTCCCCACTTTCGGTTATGAATCCCCCCCAACCGCCGCAGGCCCACCGTCCCTCCACCTCCTGCCCCCGCCACCCCGACGAAGCCTTCACCGGCTTCTGTCCCTCATGCCTCTGCGAACGCCTTGCTCTCCTCGAcccaaacaacaacaacagccCGGCCACTGCCCGGAAACCTCCATCCACCGCCGCCGCCGCCCTTAAAGCCCTCTTCCGCCCACCCGCCTTCCCGGAGCTCCGCCGCACAAAGTCCTTCTCCGCCTCCAAAAACGAACCTTTCTCCACCTCTTTCGAACCCCAGCGCAAATCCTGCGACGTCCGCGTCCGCAGCACCCTCTCAAACCTCTTCCACCAAGACCTGAAACCCCAAAACGACAACCCCCCAGAACTAAACGACGTTCTTCCACGTGTTCACGACCACCCAGAAGATAAACAAGAAGCccaagaagaagaggaagacgAGAAAGACGAGATCAGGGTTGTGGAGGAGCCCAAGGCCAATGTGAACGAAATAGTTGAAGTCATTGAAGAGCTTGAAGTTGAAGAGATAGAcacagagaaagagaaagagaaagagaaggaagaagagcTTGTTGCTATCGTTGAAGAAGAGGAGGAGCTGAAGACAATGAAGGACCATATCGACCTTGACTCATCACAAGCGAAGCAGCAAAAAGCGCGTGACTTCAAGGACCTCGCGGGAAGCTTCTTCTCCGCGGCTTCGGTTTTCAGCAAAAAATTGCAGAAGTGGCGCCAGAAGCAGAAAGCGAAGAAGCGGAGGAACGGTGCTCTTCCGGTGGAGAAGCCGATCGGGCGGCAGTTCCGGGACACGCAGTCGGAGATCGCCGACTACGGCTTCGGGCGGCGGTCTTGCGACACCGATCCGCGGTTCTCGCTGGACGCAGGGCGGTTCTCGCTAGACGCGGGGCAGTTCTCGCTTGACGCCGGGAGGATGTCGTTCGACGACCCTCGGTACTCGCTGGAGGAGCCGCGGGCGTCGTGGGACGGGTACTTGCTCGGCCGGAGCAATTTTCCGAGGATGCCGACGATGCTGTCGGTGGTGGAAGACGCGCCGGTAGCACCGTTGCAGCATGTGGTGAGGACTGATACGCAGATTCCGGTTGAGGAGGAGCCGGTGAATGACGATGAGGGCATTCCTGGTGGGAATGCACAGACTAGAGAGTACTACTCTGATTCGGGTTCTAGGAGGAGGAAGAGTCTTGATAGGTCTAATTCGGTTAGGAAGAGTGTTAGTTTGGAGGTGGATGAGTTGAGTAACAATGGAAGTGGTGGTGCAAATGGGAATGGGAATTTGAATGTGAATGTGAATGTGAATGCTAAGGTGGCTCCTTCTGGAGTGGATTATGTGCAGGGTGTGAGAATGGGGTTTAATGAAAGGGAGTTCGGGTCAAATTCAATGCGGGAAGATTGCTATTCTGAGAAGATGTTTGATGTTGGGGTGATTGGGAATGGAGATGGAAATGGGAATGGGAAGGGGGGGAAGAAGGGGCGGCGATGGCGGTGGAGCATATGGGGGTTTATTCACCGGCGTGGTGGCGGGAACAAGGATGAGGATGAGGATAGGTATAGCAGAGTGAATGGGGTGGAGAGGTCTTATTCGGAGACTTGGGGTGGTGATGGTAGaggtggtggcggtggtggtggtggtggcggtggtggttTTAATGGGAGGATGTTGAGGAGCAATAGTAGTGTGAGTTGGAGGAATGCTCAAGGAGTTGGAAATGGTGGTGGGGGGTTTGGAGGTTTCAGAAGGAACGGTGTGCAGGGTAATGGAAATGGGAAGAAGGGGAAGGAGGAGTTTGTGTTGGAAAGGAATAGGAGTGCAAGGTATTCACCCAACAACATTGACAATGGTCTCTTGAGGTTTTACTTGACCCCCATGAGGGGAAGCAGAAGAAATGGCTCTGTGAAAAGTCGCTCAAATCAAGCACATTCTATTGCAAGAAGTGTTCTTGGATTGTATTGA